The genomic stretch GATAATGCGGAAGACTTTCGCAATTATGATTCTTATCAAAATATTGTGCTAGATTACTTCATGGAAAAAGTGATCACCGACTCAATAACAATAGAAACTTTAGCGACAATAAAAGGGCTTAAATCTCAGAATATTAAAAATGATTTAGCTGCTCAATTATCATATGGAATTTCATCATCTAACGAGAATTCTGAAAAATTATATAATACTATTCAAGAAATTTCTACGGAAAAAAAATTGAAAGAGGAAGTTACTAAAAAGTATAATAAAATTAAAGCATTAATAGCGGGAACAGATTCTCCAAAATTTAATTATGAAAATCACAAAGGTGGAAAAACATCATTAGAAAATTTAAAAGGAAAATATGTATATATTGATGTTTGGGCAACTTGGTGCGGACCTTGTATAGCGGAAATTCCTTCTTTGAAAAAAATAGAAGCCGATTATCATAATAAGAAAATTGAATTTGTTTCTATTTCCATAGATACGCCAAAAGCATATGAAACATGGAAAAAAATGGTTGCTGATAAAAGCTTAGGCGGAATTCAATTGATTGCGGATGATGCTAGAAATGAATCGAGTTTTATAAACGCGTATGCGATAGAAACCATTCCAAGATTTATCTTAATCAATCCAGAAGGAAAAATTGTAAATGCTGATGCACCAAGACCATCTAGTCCTAAATTAATAGAACTATTCAATGAGTTGAAAATTTAACTTTCACTCAAAATAACAACATAAATAAATCGCCTTGAATTTCTATATTCAAGGCGATTTATTTTTACCGCTTTCTACGAACTTGAGTTGCCTTTCTCTTTTTTGGTTCTTCTTTTGGCGCTTCTGCTTCTTTTGGTTCTTCTGGCTTTTTGAACAAATCTAAATACGCATCGCCAATATGTTCCACAATATCACTTGCTATCAATGCTTGATATCCCAATCCTGTTAAAGCAATATCGCCCGCTTTTCCATGTAAATACACACCCAAAATAGCCGCC from Kordia antarctica encodes the following:
- a CDS encoding TlpA family protein disulfide reductase; amino-acid sequence: MKKLLLLIAVFAIFSCENEPKIDYALFSGKIENPKDTKIVVLGNDYEKEIKLNDDGTFADTLRVDTGYYMLVHGRERSSFFISPGNDLKMSLDTKKFDETLVYEGTGAINNNYLASKYLANENLNPQEVYALEEAEFLKIIEEKKTDAETKLKESKDLDEDFIVLEKKAINYEYLANLSRYPSYHAHYAKKPAYKASENLLKPLDEFDYDNAEDFRNYDSYQNIVLDYFMEKVITDSITIETLATIKGLKSQNIKNDLAAQLSYGISSSNENSEKLYNTIQEISTEKKLKEEVTKKYNKIKALIAGTDSPKFNYENHKGGKTSLENLKGKYVYIDVWATWCGPCIAEIPSLKKIEADYHNKKIEFVSISIDTPKAYETWKKMVADKSLGGIQLIADDARNESSFINAYAIETIPRFILINPEGKIVNADAPRPSSPKLIELFNELKI